Proteins encoded in a region of the Acidobacteriota bacterium genome:
- a CDS encoding RNA-binding protein has product MGRKLYVGNLPYTTTEDELRDLFSQAGAVDTVNVVRDNATGRARGFAFVEMATDADAQKAIEQFNEQPMGGRNLAVNEARPKPQFGGGGGGGYGGGAGGGGNRRREPRW; this is encoded by the coding sequence ATGGGTCGTAAACTGTACGTCGGTAATCTCCCCTACACCACCACCGAAGACGAGCTTCGTGACTTGTTCAGCCAGGCTGGTGCCGTTGACACCGTGAATGTTGTCCGTGACAACGCCACGGGCCGTGCGCGCGGATTCGCGTTCGTCGAAATGGCGACTGATGCGGATGCGCAGAAGGCCATTGAGCAGTTCAACGAGCAGCCGATGGGCGGCCGCAACCTGGCCGTGAACGAAGCGCGTCCGAAGCCCCAGTTCGGTGGCGGCGGTGGCGGCGGCTACGGCGGCGGCGCTGGTGGCGGCGGCAATCGTCGTCGCGAACCGCGCTGGTAA
- a CDS encoding sulfatase-like hydrolase/transferase, whose amino-acid sequence MSGPTRREFLQSALAASTLLAAGGALAGCGWRRGGRRPHIILVMCDDLGYGDVGFTGATAYTTPHIDRIAREGMVLRQAYSAAPVCSPTRVALMTGRYPARDPAGLHEPLTTHPIGLTPSPTTLPRLLRDAGYRTALVGKWHLGTAPDYHPLEHGFDEFYGFLGAGGDYFTKEDSGYRRPLFFDNREPVTTDGYMTDLLTARAEKIIATRSEAPLFLSLQYNAPHWPWQGPADHRRPSVDDWKAGGSPEVFAAMMRSLDDGVGRVLAALDAAGMSNDTLLVFTSDNGGERFSHMGPFSHAKMTVGEGGLRVATAVRWPARIAAASHSDQVAVTMDWTATFAALAAAPALRPLDGISLLPALGGAPSIPRTLFWRVTQRRQQKAVRHGDLKYVENEEGAHLFDLAADPGERTNLIGANADAATDLRGRLATWESQMLPPVPLEERYR is encoded by the coding sequence ATGAGCGGCCCCACCAGACGCGAGTTTCTCCAATCGGCGCTTGCGGCCTCCACCCTGTTGGCCGCCGGGGGCGCGCTGGCCGGCTGCGGATGGCGCCGAGGGGGCCGTCGTCCCCACATCATCCTCGTCATGTGCGACGACCTCGGATACGGTGACGTCGGATTCACCGGCGCGACGGCCTACACGACGCCCCACATCGATCGCATCGCTCGAGAGGGCATGGTGTTGCGTCAGGCGTACTCTGCCGCGCCGGTGTGTTCACCGACGCGTGTGGCGCTGATGACCGGCCGCTACCCGGCCCGCGATCCTGCCGGCTTGCACGAACCGCTCACCACGCACCCGATCGGACTGACGCCTTCCCCAACGACCTTGCCGCGTCTACTCAGGGACGCAGGCTACCGGACCGCGCTGGTGGGAAAGTGGCACCTTGGCACGGCGCCTGATTACCATCCGCTGGAACACGGCTTCGACGAGTTCTACGGATTCCTCGGAGCCGGCGGCGACTACTTTACGAAAGAAGACTCCGGGTACAGGCGCCCGCTGTTTTTCGACAACCGCGAACCGGTCACCACCGACGGGTACATGACCGACCTGCTCACCGCGCGCGCGGAGAAAATCATCGCGACGCGCTCTGAGGCGCCGCTGTTTCTCAGCCTCCAATACAACGCGCCTCACTGGCCATGGCAAGGCCCTGCCGATCACCGTCGTCCTTCCGTGGACGACTGGAAGGCCGGAGGCTCGCCAGAAGTATTTGCCGCGATGATGCGGAGTCTCGATGATGGCGTGGGCCGGGTGCTGGCGGCGCTTGACGCCGCGGGAATGTCGAATGACACCTTACTCGTGTTCACGAGCGACAACGGCGGCGAGCGGTTTTCGCATATGGGCCCGTTCAGCCACGCAAAGATGACCGTGGGTGAAGGAGGGCTGCGCGTCGCAACCGCCGTGCGCTGGCCTGCGCGGATTGCCGCAGCCAGCCACTCGGATCAGGTTGCGGTGACGATGGATTGGACCGCGACGTTTGCTGCGTTGGCCGCCGCACCGGCTTTGCGGCCGCTCGACGGCATCAGCCTGCTGCCGGCGCTGGGCGGCGCGCCCTCGATACCGCGCACATTGTTCTGGCGCGTGACGCAGCGGCGCCAACAAAAGGCCGTGCGCCACGGTGACCTCAAATACGTGGAAAACGAGGAGGGAGCGCACCTCTTTGATTTGGCGGCGGACCCTGGTGAGCGCACCAACCTGATCGGGGCAAATGCCGACGCCGCCACCGATCTCCGAGGCCGGCTGGCCACATGGGAGTCTCAGATGCTGCCGCCGGTGCCGCTCGAAGAGCGCTACCGGTAG
- a CDS encoding carboxypeptidase regulatory-like domain-containing protein, which translates to MRLRTGVVTCGAALACLVGTGVSVRSQQRDATPQPNTRQVPVGTASIVGRIVDAQSGQPVAQARLNLSGMTAFGMALSSQPPSAGGTGPGRSGGVSVGMSVTLPSGVSTNISGGQMTNAGRSGITDAQGNFVFRNLPAGKYQLTVSHRSYLNGAAGQRKPAGPGRPFEVVDGQKVELDIKMVRGGVVTGAVFDDNGAPLVNSRVQVWRMMPSANGPRMQAQNSTTTDDRGVYRMHGLQPGTYAVSAQPQTNFENDMALEEAAQIDRAVASGAVQQGTAGQPAMVRIPAPAQRTITQPAGFLPTYAPSAISSDAGTRVSVVGGDEHAGIDIQVRPLRASTITGMVTNMPAAQGAPSRVQIMSYSEPFTGSTNGASVNPDGRFTISNLQPGTYTVVASLITQSNTPSPSGIAAAGTPQPRLTARTTVTVADDMSVPVTLDLRPGRSVSGQMTVDMTRHQESQPTVTVRIQNAPGEPPVMGALPTTPVDPSGRFTIQDVPPGRYVISASLPVRSARLGGAELLDTYLDVSGNEDIQGIQVLVSDRSSQLSGLITAGSDYDASETPSSWPAVTPTTGGQDPAAW; encoded by the coding sequence ATGCGTCTGAGAACTGGCGTTGTCACGTGTGGCGCCGCGCTTGCCTGTCTGGTCGGCACCGGGGTGAGCGTGCGGAGTCAGCAGCGAGACGCAACGCCGCAACCGAACACCCGGCAGGTGCCCGTGGGCACCGCGTCGATTGTGGGACGGATCGTGGATGCGCAGAGCGGCCAGCCGGTGGCCCAGGCCCGGCTGAATTTGTCCGGCATGACGGCTTTCGGCATGGCGCTGAGCTCGCAGCCTCCAAGCGCTGGCGGCACCGGGCCGGGGCGGTCTGGGGGCGTTTCCGTCGGCATGTCGGTGACCTTGCCGTCCGGCGTTTCAACAAACATCTCCGGCGGCCAGATGACAAATGCCGGCCGTTCGGGCATCACAGACGCGCAGGGCAACTTCGTATTCCGCAACCTCCCGGCCGGCAAATACCAGCTCACCGTGTCGCATCGGTCGTACCTGAACGGCGCCGCCGGTCAGCGCAAGCCGGCGGGCCCTGGGCGACCGTTCGAAGTGGTTGACGGGCAAAAAGTCGAACTGGACATCAAAATGGTGCGGGGTGGTGTCGTGACCGGTGCGGTCTTTGACGACAACGGAGCGCCTCTCGTGAACTCGCGCGTGCAGGTCTGGCGAATGATGCCGTCTGCGAATGGCCCGCGTATGCAGGCGCAGAACTCCACGACCACCGACGACCGCGGCGTCTATCGTATGCACGGCCTGCAGCCAGGCACGTATGCGGTGTCGGCCCAGCCGCAAACGAACTTCGAGAATGACATGGCGCTCGAGGAGGCCGCCCAGATCGATCGCGCCGTGGCGAGCGGTGCGGTGCAACAGGGCACCGCCGGGCAACCGGCGATGGTGCGCATCCCCGCCCCGGCGCAGCGGACGATCACGCAGCCGGCCGGATTCCTGCCGACCTATGCGCCCAGCGCCATCAGCTCTGACGCGGGCACTCGGGTGAGTGTAGTGGGCGGCGATGAACATGCCGGCATCGACATACAGGTACGCCCACTGCGTGCTTCGACGATCACCGGAATGGTCACCAACATGCCTGCGGCACAGGGAGCGCCGAGCCGGGTCCAGATCATGTCGTACAGCGAACCTTTCACCGGATCGACGAATGGCGCATCAGTCAACCCGGATGGGCGCTTCACGATTTCGAACCTTCAGCCGGGGACCTACACTGTTGTCGCGAGCCTCATCACTCAATCCAACACGCCGTCACCCTCAGGCATCGCGGCGGCCGGCACACCGCAGCCCAGGTTGACTGCGCGCACGACCGTGACCGTGGCCGACGACATGTCCGTTCCAGTCACGCTGGACCTGCGGCCTGGGCGGAGCGTCTCTGGCCAAATGACGGTCGACATGACTCGCCACCAGGAATCCCAACCCACCGTGACGGTTCGAATTCAGAATGCACCAGGCGAGCCGCCGGTGATGGGTGCCCTCCCGACAACACCGGTTGACCCATCCGGACGCTTCACCATTCAGGACGTGCCGCCAGGCCGCTACGTCATCTCGGCATCGCTTCCGGTGCGGTCCGCGCGGCTCGGAGGCGCGGAACTGCTCGACACCTATCTCGATGTGTCGGGAAACGAAGACATCCAGGGCATTCAGGTCCTCGTGTCCGACAGGTCTTCGCAATTGTCAGGTCTGATCACGGCAGGGAGCGACTACGATGCGTCGGAGACACCGTCATCGTGGCCAGCAGTGACCCCGACCACTGGCGGCCAGGATCCCGCCGCGTGGTGA